A DNA window from Trichosurus vulpecula isolate mTriVul1 chromosome 2, mTriVul1.pri, whole genome shotgun sequence contains the following coding sequences:
- the LOC118837914 gene encoding olfactory receptor 150-like, with translation MDSMEVEILTEFILAGLTNQPELQIPLFLLFLGIYLVTVVGNMGMVILIALCSHLHTPMYYFLSCLSFIDLCHSTVITPKMLVNFIGEKNIISYPECMTQLYFFLIFVIADCYMLAVMAYDRYVAICNPLLYNVIMSPQICSGLVSVVYVMAFLGATAHTGCMLRVIFCKKNIINHYFCDLLPLLKLSCSSTYINEAMILFFGSLNIFAPVATIVSSYIFIMASILRIQSTEGRSKAFSTCSSHIMAVSLFYGSTAFMYLQPSSVSSMDQGKVSSVFYTIVIPMLNPLIYSLRNKDVKVALRKILKRSKFW, from the exons ATGGATAGTATGGAAGTGGAAATAT TGACAGAATTTATTCTTGCAGGGTTGACAAACCAGCCAGAGCTCCAgattcccctctttctcctctttctgggCATTTATTTGGTCACTGTGGTAGGAAATATGGGTATGGTAATATTGATCGCTCTCTGTTCTCACCTTCATACCCCCATGTATTATTTCCTTAGTTGTCTATCCTTTATTGATCTCTGTCACTCAACTGTCATCACTCCCAAAATGCTAGTAAACTTTATTGGAGAAAAAAACATCATCTCTTACCCTGAATGCATGACTCAGCtctatttcttcctcatttttgtaATTGCTGACTGTTACATGCTGGCTGTGATGGCCTATGACCGTTATGTTGCCATCTGTAACCCCTTGCTCTATAATGTCATTATGTCCCCACAGATCTGCTCAGGGCTAGTCAGTGTGGTATATGTAATGGCCTTTCTTGGTGCCACAGCTCATACAGGCTGTATGCTTAGAGTGATCTTTTGCAAGAAAAACATCATCAATCATTACTTCTGTGATCTTCTTCCCCTTTTGAAGCTATCCTGCTCTAGTACTTACATCAATGAAGCAATGATTCTATTCTTtggttcattaaatatttttgcacctgTGGCAACCATTGTTAGCTCTTACATATTCATTATGGCCAGCATCCTCCGCATCCAGTCCACTGAAGGAAGGTCCAAAGCCTTCAGCACTTGCAGCTCTCATATCATGGCAGTTTCTCTCTTCTATGGTTCTACAGCATTTATGTACCTGCAGCCCTCTTCTGTCAGTTCCATGGACCAGGGGAAGGTGTCCTCAGTGTTTTACACCATAGTGATACCTATGTTGAACCCTTTAATCTATAGCCTGAGGAACAAGGATGTCAAAGTTGCCCTGAGGAAAATTCTAAAGAGAAGTAAATTCTGGTGA